A stretch of the Zeugodacus cucurbitae isolate PBARC_wt_2022May chromosome 6, idZeuCucr1.2, whole genome shotgun sequence genome encodes the following:
- the LOC105211200 gene encoding general odorant-binding protein 56d: MKSNILLAILIALSAVVAAHKSHKPSQAHQFYEECLKESGASPALLDPLKKGDFNAVGDKAKCFLKCLENKKGILENGAPNEADIRKVRKVGNEEPKNILAKCNGLMGANECDTAFLLYKCYWQEHAALI; encoded by the exons ATGAAATCGAATATTTTGTTAGCGATTTTAATTGCACTCAGCGCAGTTGTCGCGGCTCATAAG TCCCACAAGCCATCACAAGCACACCAATTCTACGAAGAATGCCTGAAAGAGTCTGGAGCAAGTCCAGCGCTGTTGGATCCTTTGAAGAAAGGTGATTTCAATGCTGTCGGTGATAAAGCGAAATGCTTTTTGAAGTGTCTCGAGAATAAGAAAGGTATTTTAGAAAACGGCGCGCCAAATGAAGCGGACATACGTAAAGTACGCAAAGTCGGTAATGAAGAACCAAAAAACATTCTAGCTAAATGTAATGGCTTGATGGGCGCTAACGAGTGTGATACAGCCTTTCTGTTATATAAGTGCTATTGGCAGGAGCATGCTGCTTtgatttga
- the LOC105211266 gene encoding uncharacterized protein LOC105211266 produces MKSYGLLQLLLAVFICGLITQLHAADDKTSRETCIKETKLSDADASRVRGAPVISKLIQNDSEALKCFQLCYYKQLGLIDAAGKTNAANILEYMSKVSGISDKTKLAGAMGSCESVKGSSHCDRLYQFEKCALGKLGA; encoded by the exons ATGAAATCATACGGTTTATTACAACTCCTCTTGGCTGTTTTCATTTGCGGTCTGATAACACAG CTCCATGCAGCCGACGATAAAACCTCACGTGAAACATGCATTAAGGAGACGAAACTATCCGACGCTGATGCGAGTCGTGTTAGAGGCGCCCCTGTTATCAGTAAACTCATTCAAAACGACTCCGAGGCTTTGAAATGTTTCCAGCTGTGCTATTACAAACAGCTTGGTCTCATCGATGCTGCTGGCAAAACGAATGCGGCCAACATACTCGAGTATATGTCAAAGGTTAGCGGTATTTCCGATAAAACTAAGTTAGCTGGCGCAATGGGTTCATGCGAGTCGGTCAAAGGTAGCAGTCACTGTGACAGGTTGTATCAATTCGAGAAGTGCGCTTTGGGCAAACTGGGTGCTTGA
- the LOC105211198 gene encoding uncharacterized protein LOC105211198 — MYYTLSLFAILLGATVQNAKSRTITISVNMSLTMDEERHRDLLEARQQQLQQEQARPALTAAVLRSCMKETELSMAELHRFRLSLLSRDPEVLNGTNDPTTELPNLSVMEEFSEYSEIDGIVYEPEVEINASHDNALEYEDPFTFKSNENTDESLQCFAYCLYEQLGLISKGVYMEEELFAKLYAIVGRERHLVKECMNLNTNNKCESSYKMHLCYARLKTLEEENRLRKLMEDAYNGERDDEESEEIPQAETTQETYVMNEIGQTESTFPVEEDAITENVGIKKKLKKLKKKSKRVDADAKFSEMMQNWAES, encoded by the exons ATGTACTATACACTAAGCCTCTTCGCAATTTTGCTCGGTGCCACAGTGCAAAATGCAAAG TCCCGCACCATTACGATTTCCGTCAACATGTCCCTAACGATGGACGAGGAACGACATAGAGATTTACTGGAAGcgcgccaacaacaactgcaacaagaGCAAGCGCGTCCCGCACTCACCGCCGCTGTACTGCGTTCGTGTATGAAGGAAACCGAACTCTCCATGGCGGAATTGCATCGTTTTCGACTGAGTTTGCTCTCTCGTGATCCTGAAGTACTTAACGGCACCAATGATCCGACAACTGAGCTACCAAATCTGAGTGTAATGGAAGAGTTCTCTGAATACTCAGAAATAGATGGCATTGTTTATGAACCTGAGGTGGAAATAAATGCATCCCATGATAATGCGCTCGAATACGAAGATCCGTTCACATtcaaaagtaatgaaaatactGATGAATCATTGCAATGCTTCGCCTACTGTCTCTACGAGCAATTGGGTCTCATCTCGAAAGGTGTTTACATGGAAGAGGAGCTCTTCGCCAAGTTGTATGCGATTGTCGGCCGCGAACGTCATTTGGTGAAGGAGTGtatgaatttaaatacaaataataaatgtgaATCATCATACAAAATGCACTTGTGCTATGCACGTTTAAAGACACTGGAAGAAGAGAATCGTTTACGCAAGCTCATGGAGGATGCATACAATGGTGAAAGAGACGACGAGGAGAGTGAAGAAATACCGCAAGCAGAAACTACGCAGGAAACGTACGTTATGAATGAAATCGGACAAACTGAGTCTACATTTCCAGTTGAGGAGGATGCCATAACTGAAAATGTTGGTATTAAGAAGAAGTTGAAGAAGCTGAAAAAGAAGTCGAAGCGAGTCGATGCAGATGCAAAGTTCAGTGAGATGATGCAAAATTGGGCTGAGTCTTAG